One Drosophila kikkawai strain 14028-0561.14 chromosome 3L, DkikHiC1v2, whole genome shotgun sequence genomic window carries:
- the LOC138928369 gene encoding stalled ribosome sensor GCN1-like, with translation MISSIFDSPSFSYAFEFIKRALLFLNIDSNTELILKCIHIIASHTSENAVTNCNPKFMPRLGMFEILLYLFKNNTKLREQTSSAIKDIARYSHEDGFCAGTYNQIISIFLDDLQYNADPVRNIVLQAIEIMVEPIKKHLQVDDSHQQQIIKRLWIAKFDSAEENRDLAIDIWDKVNLTSPKFNEVIYDILHPELCIQKSASESLMPLIAGDENAIKCAIKILFTIYNEMLTLIPPVLDKFDREIKPSTDQWKPRRGVAIAFSTLAPILSIEDINDIMNFMVSQGLGDREDVVHKEMLAAALKIVDIHGNRIIVYLLPVFEDFLDKAPKSQSYDNIRQAVVILMGSLARHLEKNDNRIDPIVKRLLTALSTPSQQVQEAVSNCLPHLMPSVKDEAPAMIKKLLHSLAKSDKYGERRGAAYGIAGIVKGLGILSLKQLDIMSKLTSYIQEKKNYKSREGALFAFEVLCTTLGRLFEPYIVHVLPHLLQCFGDSSQYVRQAAVDTAKVVMGKLSAHGVKLVLPSLCEESSDSPPILAAAPTSALTPATRASSRRQQHQPEQRPRHQQRRQKTAASGLNTGPSSGHNNSALSPSTTTTAATSPTSTSSTKRPQHRPSTSSTPATTKPARTAANSSGNGNGQRDQRKQYFAPVANKKQPQLRHQQRPRHQQLTKPTTTAIRSRQRQQQQPTAKQPPPTLMESHRSEQRKKKTTKTNRQTPNYSLCQYLNNLL, from the coding sequence ATGATATCCAGTATTTTTGACTCGCCTTCATTTTCGTATGCGTTTGAGTTTATAAAGCGGgcattattgtttttaaatattgattcaAATACTGAACTAATTTTGAAATGCATTCATATAATAGCTTCACATACCTCGGAAAATGCTGTAACTAATTGTAACCCGAAATTTATGCCAAGATTGGGCATGTTCGAAATTTTGCTAtatctttttaaaaacaatacaaaactAAGAGAACAGACCTCCTCTGCTATTAAAGACATTGCGAGATATTCACATGAAGATGGTTTTTGTGCTGGGACTTATAACCAAATTAtaagtatatttttagatGACTTGCAATATAATGCAGACCCTGTCAGAAACATAGTATTACAAGCAATAGAAATAATGGTGGaaccaataaaaaaacatttacaaGTTGATGATAGCcatcaacaacaaattataaaaagattGTGGATAGCAAAATTTGATTCAGCTGAAGAAAATAGGGATCTTGCCATCGATATCTGGGATAAGGTCAATCTGACTTCACCGAAATTTAATGAAgttatttatgatattttacaCCCAGAGTTGTGTATTCAAAAATCAGCTTCAGAATCCCTAATGCCTCTTATAGCTGGGGatgaaaatgcaattaaatgcGCAATAAAGATACTTTTTACTATTTATAATGAAATGTTAACTCTTATACCACCTGTATTAGATAAATTTGACCGTGAAATTAAACCCTCTACTGATCAATGGAAACCCCGAAGAGGTGTTGCTATTGCTTTCTCTACACTTGCGCCTATATTATCCATTGAAGACATTAATGATATAATGAATTTTATGGTGTCCCAAGGACTTGGAGACCGAGAGGATGTCGTTCACAAAGAAATGCTAGCAGCAGCATTAAAAATCGTTGATATACACGGTAACAGGATAATAGTATATTTATTGCCAGTTTTTGAAGATTTTCTCGATAAAGCGCCAAAATCTCAAAGTTATGACAACATTCGGCAAGCAGTTGTCATACTTATGGGCTCGTTAGCGCGGCATTTAGAAAAAAACGATAATAGAATTGATCCTATAGTAAAAAGACTTTTAACTGCACTATCTACGCCATCACAACAAGTTCAAGAAGCGGTATCCAATTGTTTACCGCATCTTATGCCTTCTGTAAAAGATGAAGCCCCTGCCATGataaaaaaacttttacaTTCTTTGGCAAAATCCGATAAATATGGTGAAAGGCGCGGAGCTGCTTATGGCATTGCTGGAATTGTCAAAGGCCTTGGAATTTTGTCTTTAAAACAACTGGATATAATGTCCAAGCTGACGTCTTACATACAAGAAAAGAAGAACTATAAATCAAGGGAGGGAGCTTTATTTGCCTTTGAAGTGTTATGTACTACACTTGGTCGTTTGTTTGAACCGTACATAGTTCATGTACTACCACACTTGCTTCAATGCTTTGGTGATTCATCACAATACGTTAGACAAGCAGCGGTTGATACAGCCAAAGTTGTCATGGGTAAATTGTCCGCACATGGAGTTAAATTAGTACTTCCATCACTttgtgaggagtcgtctgactccccaccaatactggcggcggcaccaacatcagccttaacaccggccacccgcgccagcagccgacggcaacaacatcagccagaacaacggccacgtcatcaacagcgacgtcagaaaacagcggccagcggcctcaacaccggcccgagcagcggccacaacaacagcgcgctctcgccgtcaacaacaacgacggccgcCACGTCACCAACGTCGACGTCATCGACAaaacggccacaacaccggccgtcgacgtcatcaacgccggccacaacaaaaccggccagaacagcggccaacagcagcggcaatggcaacggccAGCGCGACCAGCGAAAACAATACTTCGCGCCCGTagccaacaaaaaacaaccgcagctacgtcatcaacaacggccacgtcatcaacagctcaccaagccaacaacaacggcgatcaggagccggcagcgacaacaacaacagccgacggcaaaacaaccgccgccaacgctcatggagagccaccgcagcgagcagcgaaaaaaaaaaacaacaaaaacaaaccggcaaacgcccaaTTATTCTCTttgtcaatatttaaataatctcttgtaa